A window of Streptomyces marispadix contains these coding sequences:
- a CDS encoding ArsA family ATPase translates to MLLITGAGGSGRTTVAAASAVSAAHDGLRTLLLSGDEPATLEAVLGMPDGSVRDARTGAAAGDGGPAPVPGTDGRLHVARTGSAEHFRAAAVSLQERGSKLLSMLGSVPLDEDELTELPGSGAFSLLSAVRAAHDAGEWDAVVVDLPHTPAALRTLALPAQLRRYLRRLLPAERQAARALRPALAQLVGIPMPTDALYEGAARWDDGLAAVQGLLETPGTAVLLVAEPGPLASEALRLGRAGLGLYGLPLEAVVANRVFPSGSRDAWTASLSGRQQTVLKAWHEEYGAEGVPVRELPHLGREPRGADDLLRLAGEAAVGDVRSVGAAGPGTGRSPGGPLGADGTVEDRLASDGLLVWRLALPAVRKEELELVRRGDELILGFGPYRRVLPLPSALRRCRVVGAALERGELRVRCEPDPALWPGGTGGSEGSDDSTGSGGAAGSAGTDASGGP, encoded by the coding sequence TGCGGACGCTGCTGCTGAGCGGTGACGAGCCCGCGACCCTGGAAGCCGTGCTGGGCATGCCCGATGGGTCCGTGCGTGACGCGCGCACGGGCGCGGCAGCCGGAGACGGCGGCCCGGCGCCGGTTCCCGGCACGGACGGGCGGCTGCATGTGGCACGTACCGGCTCCGCCGAGCACTTCCGCGCCGCCGCCGTCTCCTTGCAGGAGCGCGGCTCCAAGCTCCTCTCGATGCTGGGTTCGGTCCCGCTGGACGAGGACGAGCTGACCGAACTGCCCGGCTCCGGTGCCTTCTCACTGCTGAGCGCGGTGCGTGCCGCACACGACGCGGGGGAGTGGGACGCCGTGGTCGTCGATCTGCCGCACACACCCGCCGCCCTGCGGACCCTCGCCCTTCCCGCGCAGTTGCGCCGCTATCTGCGCAGGCTCCTCCCGGCCGAGCGGCAGGCGGCGCGTGCGCTGCGTCCCGCGCTCGCACAGCTCGTCGGCATACCGATGCCCACGGACGCGCTGTACGAAGGCGCCGCACGCTGGGACGACGGACTAGCCGCCGTACAGGGCCTGTTGGAGACGCCCGGCACCGCGGTGCTGCTGGTCGCCGAACCCGGCCCGCTCGCCTCGGAGGCGCTGCGCCTGGGCCGTGCCGGACTGGGCCTGTACGGACTGCCGTTGGAGGCGGTCGTCGCCAACAGGGTGTTCCCGTCCGGGAGTCGGGACGCCTGGACGGCCTCGCTGTCGGGACGGCAGCAGACGGTGCTCAAGGCGTGGCACGAGGAGTACGGGGCGGAGGGCGTGCCGGTGCGTGAACTGCCGCACCTGGGACGGGAACCACGAGGCGCGGACGATCTGCTGCGGCTGGCCGGGGAGGCGGCCGTCGGTGACGTGCGGTCCGTGGGCGCGGCGGGCCCGGGGACGGGCCGGAGTCCGGGCGGCCCCCTGGGCGCCGATGGCACCGTCGAGGACCGGCTCGCCTCCGACGGCCTGCTGGTGTGGCGGCTGGCGCTCCCGGCCGTACGCAAGGAGGAGCTCGAACTCGTGCGCCGCGGCGACGAGTTGATCCTCGGCTTCGGCCCGTACCGGCGGGTGCTTCCGCTGCCCTCGGCGCTGCGCAGATGCCGGGTCGTGGGCGCCGCGCTGGAGCGGGGCGAGCTGCGGGTGCGCTGCGAGCCGGACCCGGCGCTGTGGCCGGGGGGCACGGGAGGCTCGGAGGGTTCGGACGACTCGACCGGCTCGGGCGGTGCTGCGGGCTCAGCCGGTACGGACGCCTCCGGGGGGCCGTAG
- a CDS encoding endonuclease/exonuclease/phosphatase family protein, with the protein MTLADLPAGRTEPDGSAVVRLLSYNIRSMRDDRKALARVVRACAPDVVCVQEAPRFFRWRKHAAWLARESGLVYVTGGATATGPMILASLRATVVRTEDVLLPHTPGLHRRGFATAVLRFGTAARLGVLSCHLSLQRDERRAQGRMLLDRLEGLGTRHVVAAGDLNERPGGRTFRRLAGRLQDGWAVAPWGGEHTSTALRPHQRIDAVLASEGVEVIGCGVPDGLEGVSPADLRAATDHLPVLAALRVPPERPEGAEAAAEPGEASEAAAEPGESAA; encoded by the coding sequence ATGACGCTCGCGGATCTGCCCGCAGGACGCACCGAGCCCGACGGTTCGGCCGTCGTCCGTCTGCTCAGCTACAACATCCGCTCGATGCGGGACGACAGGAAGGCACTCGCCCGTGTCGTGCGGGCGTGCGCCCCCGATGTGGTGTGCGTGCAGGAGGCACCGCGGTTCTTCCGCTGGCGCAAGCACGCCGCGTGGCTGGCGCGGGAGAGCGGACTGGTCTACGTGACGGGCGGTGCGACCGCGACGGGGCCCATGATCCTGGCGTCGCTGCGGGCCACGGTCGTACGCACCGAGGACGTGCTGCTCCCGCACACACCCGGTCTGCACAGGCGAGGTTTCGCCACGGCCGTGCTGCGGTTCGGCACGGCCGCGCGCCTCGGGGTGCTGAGCTGCCATCTGAGCCTGCAACGCGACGAGCGCCGGGCACAGGGCCGCATGCTGCTCGACCGCCTGGAGGGCCTGGGCACACGGCATGTCGTGGCGGCGGGCGATCTCAACGAGCGCCCCGGAGGCCGTACTTTCCGCCGGCTCGCGGGGCGGCTCCAGGACGGTTGGGCGGTGGCGCCCTGGGGCGGCGAGCACACCTCGACGGCGCTGCGTCCTCATCAGCGCATAGACGCCGTGCTGGCCTCCGAGGGCGTCGAGGTGATCGGCTGCGGCGTACCGGACGGGCTGGAGGGCGTGTCACCGGCGGATCTGCGGGCCGCCACCGACCATCTGCCGGTGCTGGCGGCGCTGCGGGTGCCGCCCGAGCGTCCTGAGGGCGCGGAGGCGGCGGCCGAGCCTGGAGAGGCGTCGGAGGCGGCGGCCGAGCCGGGGGAGTCCGCGGCCTGA
- a CDS encoding lysophospholipid acyltransferase family protein — translation MKLSVGNGLKLAFRPWVEGLEHIPAEGPAILAGNHLSFSDSFFLPAVLDRKVTFIAKAEYFTSPGVKGKLTAAFFKGVGQLPVDRSGVRGAGEAAIRSGLDVLARGELFGIYPEGTRSPDGRLYRGKPGGLARVALRSGAPVVPVAMVDTEKIQPPGQVMPKLMRPGIRIGKPMDFSRYQGMENDRFIQRALTDEVMYEIMKLSGQEYVDMYATAAKRQLAEEARRNAEAEKAAKEAEREAEQAEQAAKGEQGAGEPGRSGRLGRFGHAGPAARIAAVRRKWNERDRAA, via the coding sequence ATGAAACTGTCGGTGGGCAACGGGCTCAAGCTTGCCTTCCGGCCCTGGGTCGAGGGGCTTGAGCACATCCCCGCAGAGGGACCGGCGATCCTCGCCGGCAACCATCTCTCCTTCTCCGACTCCTTCTTCCTCCCCGCGGTGCTGGACCGCAAGGTCACCTTCATCGCCAAGGCCGAGTACTTCACCTCGCCTGGAGTGAAGGGCAAGCTCACCGCCGCGTTCTTCAAAGGGGTCGGTCAGCTTCCCGTGGACCGCTCCGGCGTACGCGGCGCGGGCGAGGCCGCGATCCGCAGCGGGCTCGATGTCCTCGCCCGCGGGGAGCTGTTCGGCATCTACCCCGAGGGCACACGCTCGCCCGACGGGCGCCTCTACCGCGGCAAGCCAGGCGGGCTCGCACGGGTCGCGCTGCGCTCGGGAGCGCCCGTAGTGCCCGTCGCCATGGTCGACACCGAGAAGATCCAGCCGCCCGGCCAGGTCATGCCCAAGCTGATGCGGCCCGGCATCAGGATCGGCAAGCCGATGGACTTCAGCCGCTACCAGGGCATGGAGAACGACCGCTTCATCCAGCGGGCCCTGACCGACGAGGTCATGTACGAGATCATGAAGCTCTCCGGCCAGGAGTACGTCGACATGTACGCCACGGCCGCGAAGCGCCAGCTCGCCGAGGAGGCCAGGCGCAACGCGGAGGCGGAGAAGGCCGCGAAGGAAGCGGAGCGGGAGGCCGAGCAGGCTGAGCAGGCCGCGAAGGGCGAGCAGGGGGCGGGAGAGCCTGGGCGGTCCGGACGCCTGGGCCGGTTCGGTCATGCCGGGCCCGCGGCCAGGATCGCCGCGGTGCGGCGCAAGTGGAACGAGCGTGACCGGGCGGCGTAG
- a CDS encoding alpha/beta hydrolase, whose translation MSILPGAEPMRHDGSGTGVLVCHGFTGSPQSVRPWAEYLAAKGLTVSLPLLPGHGTRWEDLAVTGWQDWYATVDRELRTLSRNCEQVFVCGLSMGGALALRLAARHGDAVSGVAVVNPAVTFPRLQGYALPLGRFLLRSAKGITSDIAKPGAVEVGYERVPTQAAYSARDFFRRVRGELPQVTQPLLVMHSRTDHVVPPSDSALVLGKVSSSDVTETVLEDSFHVATLDHDAERIFADSYGFITRLGAGNTETETETVGDGA comes from the coding sequence GTGTCCATCCTTCCCGGGGCCGAGCCCATGCGTCATGACGGATCCGGGACGGGCGTCCTGGTGTGCCACGGGTTCACCGGCTCTCCTCAGTCCGTACGCCCCTGGGCCGAGTATCTGGCCGCGAAGGGGCTCACGGTCTCCCTTCCGCTGCTGCCGGGGCACGGCACACGCTGGGAGGACCTGGCCGTCACGGGCTGGCAGGACTGGTACGCGACGGTCGACCGCGAACTGCGCACGCTCAGCAGGAACTGCGAACAGGTCTTCGTCTGCGGCCTGTCGATGGGCGGTGCGCTCGCACTGCGGCTGGCCGCCCGCCACGGTGACGCGGTGAGCGGCGTCGCCGTCGTCAACCCCGCGGTGACCTTCCCCCGGCTACAGGGCTACGCGCTGCCGCTGGGCCGGTTCCTGCTCCGCTCGGCCAAGGGCATCACGAGCGACATCGCCAAACCCGGTGCCGTGGAGGTGGGTTACGAGCGGGTGCCGACCCAGGCCGCCTACTCGGCCCGCGACTTCTTCCGCCGTGTACGCGGCGAACTGCCCCAGGTGACACAGCCGTTGCTGGTCATGCACAGCAGAACCGACCATGTGGTACCGCCGTCCGACTCGGCCCTCGTACTCGGGAAGGTCTCGTCGAGTGACGTGACGGAGACCGTCCTGGAGGACAGCTTCCACGTGGCCACACTCGACCATGACGCGGAGCGCATCTTCGCGGACTCCTACGGATTCATCACCCGGCTCGGCGCGGGGAACACGGAGACGGAGACGGAGACAGTGGGCGATGGAGCGTAA
- a CDS encoding ROK family glucokinase has protein sequence MGLTIGVDIGGTKIAAGVVDEHGTILETSTVPTPPTADGVIDAIADAVRDASAEHVVDAVGIGAPGYVDDKRATVLFTPNLTWRHEALKDKVEQRIDLPVVIENDANAAAWGEYKFGVGTGHEDVVCITIGTGLGGGVIIGGRLHRGRFGVAAEFGHIRMVPDGLLCGCGNQGCWEQYASGSALVRYAQQRATATPENATILLGLGDGTPEGVEGKHISEAARQGCPVAVDSFRELARWAGAGLADLASLFDPGAFIVGGGVSDEGDLVLDPIRKSYRRWLVGSRWRPHAEVLAAQLGGQAGMVGVADLARQG, from the coding sequence ATGGGACTCACTATCGGCGTCGACATCGGCGGCACCAAGATCGCGGCCGGAGTTGTCGATGAGCACGGCACGATTCTGGAAACCAGCACCGTGCCCACCCCGCCCACGGCGGACGGCGTGATCGACGCCATCGCCGACGCGGTACGGGACGCCAGCGCCGAGCACGTGGTGGACGCCGTAGGCATCGGTGCGCCCGGCTACGTCGACGACAAGCGGGCGACCGTACTGTTCACCCCGAATCTGACCTGGCGGCACGAGGCCCTCAAGGACAAGGTCGAGCAGCGCATCGACCTTCCGGTCGTGATCGAGAACGACGCGAACGCCGCGGCCTGGGGCGAGTACAAGTTCGGCGTGGGCACCGGGCACGAGGACGTCGTCTGCATCACCATCGGCACCGGCCTCGGCGGCGGCGTGATCATCGGGGGCAGGCTGCACCGCGGACGCTTCGGGGTCGCGGCCGAGTTCGGGCACATCCGGATGGTGCCCGACGGCCTGCTGTGCGGCTGCGGCAACCAGGGCTGCTGGGAGCAGTACGCGTCGGGCAGCGCGCTCGTGCGTTACGCACAGCAGCGCGCCACGGCGACGCCGGAGAACGCCACGATCCTGCTCGGCCTGGGCGACGGCACCCCCGAGGGCGTCGAGGGCAAGCACATCAGCGAGGCGGCACGGCAAGGCTGCCCCGTCGCCGTGGACTCCTTCCGTGAGCTGGCGCGCTGGGCGGGGGCGGGTCTCGCCGACCTCGCCTCGCTCTTCGACCCGGGTGCGTTCATCGTCGGCGGCGGGGTCTCCGACGAGGGCGACCTCGTACTCGACCCGATCCGCAAGTCCTACCGCCGCTGGCTCGTGGGGAGCCGCTGGCGTCCGCACGCCGAGGTGCTCGCGGCCCAACTGGGCGGCCAGGCGGGCATGGTGGGCGTCGCGGACCTCGCCAGGCAGGGCTGA
- a CDS encoding 6-phosphofructokinase, translating to MRVGVLTGGGDCPGLNAVMRAVVRKGVQRYDYDFVGFRDGWRGPLEGDTTQLDIPAVRGTLPRGGTILGSSRTNPFKEENGVSRIQENLVKHDVDALIAIGGEDTLGVAARLTDEFGVRCIGVPKTIDNDLSATDYTFGFDTAVNVATDAIDRLHTTAESHMRVLVVEVMGRHAGWIALHSGLAGGANCILIPERRFDVDEVCRYVESRFKASYAPIVVVAEGAMPKDGEMVLKDDSHDSFGHVRLSGVGEWLAKEIEKRTGKEARTTVLGHIQRGGTPTPFDRWLATRFGLHAIDAVRDQDWGKMVALQGTKIVRVPISEATSKLKTVDPEMYEEAEVFFG from the coding sequence ATGCGGGTCGGAGTGCTGACCGGTGGCGGCGACTGCCCCGGACTCAACGCGGTGATGAGGGCCGTCGTCCGTAAGGGCGTCCAGCGGTACGACTACGACTTCGTCGGGTTCAGGGACGGCTGGCGCGGGCCGCTCGAGGGCGACACCACGCAGCTCGACATCCCCGCTGTGCGCGGCACGCTGCCTCGCGGCGGCACGATCCTGGGCTCGTCGCGTACGAATCCGTTCAAGGAGGAGAACGGCGTAAGCCGCATCCAGGAGAACCTCGTCAAGCACGATGTCGACGCCCTCATCGCGATCGGCGGCGAGGACACCCTCGGCGTCGCCGCCCGGCTCACCGACGAGTTCGGCGTCAGGTGCATCGGCGTGCCCAAGACCATCGACAACGACCTCTCGGCGACCGACTACACCTTCGGCTTCGACACCGCCGTCAACGTCGCCACCGACGCCATCGACCGGCTGCACACCACGGCCGAGTCCCACATGCGAGTGCTCGTCGTGGAGGTCATGGGGCGGCACGCGGGCTGGATCGCCCTGCACTCCGGGCTGGCCGGCGGCGCCAACTGCATCCTCATCCCGGAGCGCCGCTTCGACGTCGACGAGGTGTGCCGCTATGTCGAGTCCCGCTTCAAGGCGAGCTACGCCCCGATCGTCGTCGTCGCGGAGGGCGCCATGCCCAAGGACGGCGAGATGGTGCTGAAGGACGACTCGCACGACTCCTTCGGGCATGTTCGGCTCTCGGGCGTCGGCGAGTGGCTGGCGAAGGAGATCGAGAAGCGCACCGGCAAGGAGGCCCGTACGACGGTCCTCGGGCACATCCAGCGCGGCGGCACGCCCACGCCGTTCGACCGCTGGCTGGCCACCCGCTTCGGGCTGCACGCGATCGACGCCGTACGGGACCAGGACTGGGGCAAGATGGTCGCGCTCCAGGGCACCAAGATCGTGCGCGTGCCGATCTCCGAGGCCACGTCGAAGCTGAAGACGGTCGACCCGGAGATGTACGAGGAGGCGGAGGTCTTCTTCGGCTGA
- a CDS encoding response regulator, whose protein sequence is MVVDDHPMWRDAVARDLGEAGFDVVATAGDGPQAVRRARAAAPDVLVLDLNLPGLPGVEVCRSLVGPGSGLRVLVLSASGEHADVLEAVKSGATGYLLKSASMEELQDAVRRTALGDPVFTPGLAGLVLGEYRRLASDPAPAAGSGEPEAPRLTERETEVLRLVAKGLSYRQIAERLVISHRTVQNHVQNTLGKLQLHNRVELVRYAIQRGLDEE, encoded by the coding sequence ATGGTCGTGGACGACCACCCGATGTGGCGGGACGCGGTGGCGCGCGATCTGGGCGAGGCGGGTTTCGACGTGGTGGCCACGGCGGGCGACGGCCCCCAGGCCGTGCGGCGTGCCCGCGCCGCCGCGCCGGACGTCCTCGTGCTCGACCTGAATCTCCCCGGCCTGCCCGGTGTCGAGGTGTGCCGCAGCCTCGTAGGCCCCGGTTCCGGGCTGCGGGTGCTGGTGCTCTCCGCGAGCGGCGAGCACGCCGACGTGCTGGAGGCCGTGAAGTCGGGGGCGACGGGCTATCTCCTGAAGTCGGCGAGCATGGAGGAGCTTCAGGACGCGGTACGCCGCACAGCCCTGGGCGACCCGGTCTTCACCCCCGGTCTGGCGGGCCTCGTGCTCGGCGAGTACCGCAGGCTCGCCTCCGATCCCGCACCCGCGGCAGGGTCCGGGGAGCCCGAGGCGCCGAGGCTGACGGAGCGGGAGACGGAGGTGCTGCGCCTCGTCGCCAAGGGGCTGAGCTACCGGCAGATCGCCGAGCGGCTCGTGATCTCCCACCGCACCGTGCAGAACCACGTCCAGAACACGCTCGGGAAGCTCCAGTTGCACAACCGCGTGGAGCTGGTGCGCTACGCGATACAGCGCGGCCTCGACGAGGAGTGA
- a CDS encoding anthranilate synthase family protein: protein MSHPRPRPGDSRRPAAPAQADAPSEPSAPSGPSAPPAPSAPSASELVERLLGDDAPPFALLRRRTPGRRHDIVEVLTGPVHEAARLADIPDGDHGALALVPFRQIRERGFRVRDDGTPLAVMVPHEVYEIPLEEAEAALPAHRVRVEDGAFDVSDEEYARTVSRVVEDEIGDGEGADFVVRRTFEGRVTGFSRADALALFGRLLSGERGAYWTFVVHTGNRVLAGASPEVHVRMSGGTVVMNPISGTYRYPPEGPSAEGLLDFLADRKESEELSMVVDEELKMMCTVGDMGGVVVGPRLKEMAHLAHTEYELRGRSTLDVREVLRETMFAATVTGSPVENACRVIERHERGGRGYYAGALALIGRDAGGAQTLDSPILIRTADVDAASGLLRVPVGATLVRASRPASEVAETHAKAAGVLTALGVREAPAGRARTARTPRLADDPRVRTALAARRADLAPFWLRMQTGGEGCPGQGPGQEHGPGREPGTGPARGAGRAPVGPGRVLVVDGEDTFTSMLAHLLRATGSAVEVRRFDEPGLRRAAIAHEGPVVLGPGPGDPNDLADPKIRLLRGLAGELMREHRHGLLGVCLGHELLGAELGLEIVRKSLPFQGAQETVAVFGREETVGFYNSYAVRCGPQEERLLDRAAGRGRVEVSRDPATGEVHALRGEGFASVQFHPESVLTLDGPGIVAEMLEAAAGAGAPR, encoded by the coding sequence ATGTCCCATCCACGTCCGCGGCCCGGGGACTCCCGCCGCCCGGCCGCTCCCGCTCAGGCCGACGCCCCGTCCGAGCCGTCCGCCCCGTCCGGTCCATCGGCTCCGCCCGCTCCGTCCGCTCCGTCCGCCTCCGAGCTGGTCGAGCGCCTGCTGGGGGACGACGCCCCGCCCTTCGCGCTGCTGCGCCGCAGGACACCCGGCCGCAGGCACGACATCGTCGAGGTGCTGACCGGGCCCGTACATGAGGCGGCGCGGCTCGCGGACATTCCGGACGGCGATCACGGGGCTCTCGCGCTCGTGCCTTTCCGGCAGATCCGGGAGCGGGGCTTCCGGGTGAGGGACGACGGAACGCCGCTGGCCGTGATGGTGCCGCATGAGGTGTACGAGATCCCGCTGGAGGAGGCCGAGGCGGCGCTGCCCGCGCACCGGGTGCGTGTCGAGGACGGCGCCTTCGACGTCTCCGACGAGGAGTACGCCCGTACGGTGAGCCGCGTCGTGGAGGACGAGATCGGCGACGGCGAGGGCGCCGACTTCGTGGTGCGGCGCACCTTCGAGGGCCGGGTCACGGGCTTCTCACGGGCGGACGCGCTGGCGCTCTTCGGGAGGCTGCTGAGCGGCGAGCGCGGCGCGTACTGGACCTTCGTCGTGCACACCGGGAACCGGGTGCTGGCCGGCGCGAGCCCGGAGGTGCATGTGCGGATGTCGGGCGGAACAGTGGTGATGAACCCCATCAGCGGCACGTACCGCTATCCCCCCGAAGGGCCTTCCGCCGAGGGACTGTTGGACTTCCTCGCCGACCGCAAGGAGAGCGAGGAGCTGTCCATGGTCGTCGACGAGGAGTTGAAGATGATGTGCACCGTGGGCGACATGGGCGGGGTGGTGGTCGGCCCGCGGCTGAAGGAGATGGCGCATCTCGCCCACACCGAGTACGAGTTGCGGGGGCGCAGCACGCTCGATGTGCGGGAGGTGCTGCGGGAGACGATGTTCGCGGCGACCGTGACGGGCTCGCCCGTGGAGAACGCCTGCCGCGTCATCGAGCGTCACGAGCGGGGCGGACGGGGCTACTACGCGGGGGCGCTCGCCCTGATCGGCCGGGACGCGGGCGGCGCGCAGACCCTCGACTCGCCCATCCTCATTCGGACCGCCGACGTGGACGCGGCGAGCGGGCTGCTGCGTGTGCCCGTCGGGGCGACGCTCGTGAGGGCCTCGCGGCCGGCGAGCGAGGTGGCCGAGACACACGCGAAGGCCGCCGGTGTGCTCACGGCGCTCGGTGTACGGGAGGCGCCGGCGGGACGTGCCCGTACGGCGCGGACGCCCCGGCTCGCGGACGATCCACGGGTACGTACGGCGCTCGCCGCACGCCGCGCGGACCTGGCGCCGTTCTGGCTGCGGATGCAGACCGGCGGCGAGGGGTGCCCCGGGCAGGGACCGGGTCAGGAGCACGGCCCGGGGCGGGAGCCGGGGACGGGACCGGCGCGCGGCGCGGGGCGTGCGCCCGTTGGGCCCGGGCGGGTGCTGGTCGTGGACGGCGAGGACACCTTCACGTCGATGCTCGCCCATCTGCTGCGGGCCACGGGCTCCGCGGTCGAGGTCCGGCGGTTCGACGAGCCGGGTCTGCGTCGGGCCGCGATCGCGCACGAGGGCCCGGTGGTGCTGGGCCCCGGGCCGGGCGACCCGAACGATCTGGCCGATCCGAAGATCCGCCTGCTGCGCGGCCTGGCCGGGGAGCTGATGCGCGAGCATCGCCACGGACTGCTGGGGGTGTGTCTCGGGCACGAACTCCTCGGCGCCGAGCTGGGGTTGGAGATCGTACGGAAGTCGCTGCCGTTCCAGGGGGCCCAGGAGACGGTCGCGGTGTTCGGCCGCGAGGAGACCGTGGGCTTCTACAACTCGTACGCGGTGCGCTGCGGCCCACAGGAGGAGCGCCTGCTGGACCGGGCGGCAGGCCGCGGGCGGGTCGAGGTCAGCCGTGATCCCGCGACGGGCGAGGTGCACGCACTGCGCGGTGAGGGCTTCGCGAGCGTGCAGTTCCATCCGGAGTCCGTACTGACGCTGGACGGGCCGGGCATCGTGGCGGAGATGCTGGAGGCGGCGGCGGGGGCGGGCGCCCCGCGCTGA
- the macS gene encoding MacS family sensor histidine kinase: MVLRQSVERPLWRALTGYRLLATGYALAVFAWAYDRLAHPVAGALYLGLLTVWTLATIPNVLSARRCTKAFLAVDVAMAVAGILGSVYVDAEGNIGPTLPSIWVAGPVLAFAIKGGWRWGAVAATIVGIANILERGAITRPTLHNVLLVCVASIGIGYVIEVARASERTLAHALQIEAATRERERLARDIHDSVLQVLAMVQRRGNEIGGEAAELGRMAGEQEVALRSLVSREKDGTREARARAAVPAQAVGARAASAREGSHAGAPGGGANGKAGGRPGGGRPGGAADAGGESDASECDLRALLSPYSGARVTFVEPGAPVPLPASAAREVAAAVSAALDNVRQHAGGPDGKEAQAWILLEDEPDAVLVTVRDDGPGLEEGRLADAEAEGRMGVALSIRGRLRDIGGSAELVSVPGQGTEVELRVPKRPGGRGS, encoded by the coding sequence ATGGTTCTGAGACAGTCGGTGGAACGGCCGCTGTGGCGTGCGCTGACCGGCTACCGGCTGCTGGCGACGGGCTATGCGCTGGCCGTCTTCGCCTGGGCGTACGACCGTCTCGCGCACCCCGTGGCGGGCGCCCTCTATCTGGGGCTGCTGACGGTCTGGACGCTGGCCACGATCCCCAACGTCCTTTCCGCGAGGCGCTGTACGAAGGCTTTCCTCGCCGTCGACGTGGCGATGGCGGTCGCCGGAATTCTCGGCTCCGTCTACGTCGACGCGGAGGGGAACATCGGGCCCACCCTCCCCAGCATCTGGGTCGCCGGTCCCGTCCTCGCGTTCGCCATCAAGGGCGGCTGGCGCTGGGGGGCGGTCGCCGCGACCATCGTCGGGATCGCCAACATCCTCGAACGAGGCGCTATCACCAGGCCCACCCTGCACAACGTGCTGCTGGTGTGCGTGGCGAGCATCGGCATCGGCTACGTGATCGAGGTGGCCAGGGCGAGCGAACGCACCCTCGCCCACGCCCTCCAGATCGAGGCGGCCACCCGGGAACGGGAGCGGCTGGCCCGCGACATCCACGACAGCGTGCTCCAGGTGCTCGCCATGGTGCAGCGCCGAGGCAACGAAATCGGCGGTGAGGCCGCGGAGTTGGGCCGCATGGCAGGCGAGCAGGAGGTGGCGCTGCGCAGCCTCGTCTCACGTGAGAAGGACGGGACGCGGGAGGCGCGGGCCCGTGCCGCCGTCCCCGCCCAAGCCGTAGGTGCGCGGGCCGCCTCGGCACGGGAGGGGAGCCACGCCGGGGCGCCGGGCGGAGGAGCGAACGGGAAGGCGGGCGGAAGACCGGGCGGTGGAAGACCGGGCGGTGCGGCGGACGCCGGCGGGGAGTCCGACGCCTCCGAATGCGATCTGCGTGCACTGCTCTCCCCGTACTCCGGCGCCCGCGTCACCTTCGTGGAGCCCGGCGCACCCGTACCGCTGCCGGCGTCCGCCGCAAGGGAAGTGGCCGCGGCTGTCAGTGCCGCCCTGGACAATGTGCGGCAGCACGCGGGCGGACCCGACGGCAAGGAGGCACAGGCGTGGATCCTGCTGGAGGACGAGCCGGACGCCGTGCTGGTCACGGTGCGCGACGACGGCCCTGGACTTGAGGAGGGACGGCTCGCGGACGCCGAGGCCGAAGGCAGGATGGGAGTCGCCCTGTCCATAAGGGGGCGGCTGCGTGACATCGGCGGCAGCGCCGAGCTGGTCTCGGTGCCCGGCCAGGGCACGGAGGTCGAGCTGCGGGTGCCCAAGCGGCCGGGGGGACGCGGGAGTTGA
- a CDS encoding DUF5304 domain-containing protein, whose amino-acid sequence MSEPAEPAEPVENEAQAAPDADAWATACEEDLAAEKARRRAEYGPQYGSAAEELRRLADAVSGKVAELGKPFAGTLAATAAQSVAQQFIAQARAAVEPVVERNPQFFDHLAAAGGELLAAYRAAVQEAEGRWTAGAQGPPQGPPGTSAGASGRTSADLERIDLDKGPEETAGPGRDENARGDGPQGSAGSAGSAGSAESGGSVTTGRDGGSGDPGAPGVPGDSVDQRGSEGSGDAEGGSGGSASGGSAS is encoded by the coding sequence ATGAGCGAGCCCGCCGAGCCTGCCGAGCCCGTCGAGAACGAGGCACAGGCCGCACCGGACGCCGACGCCTGGGCCACCGCCTGCGAGGAGGACCTCGCCGCGGAGAAGGCCCGCCGCCGCGCGGAGTACGGACCGCAGTACGGCAGCGCAGCCGAGGAGTTGAGGCGTCTCGCGGACGCGGTCTCCGGAAAGGTCGCCGAGCTGGGCAAACCCTTCGCGGGCACGCTGGCCGCCACCGCCGCACAGAGCGTCGCGCAGCAGTTCATCGCGCAGGCGCGGGCCGCCGTCGAGCCCGTCGTCGAGCGCAACCCCCAGTTCTTCGACCATCTCGCCGCTGCGGGCGGCGAACTGCTCGCGGCCTACCGTGCCGCCGTACAGGAGGCCGAAGGACGCTGGACGGCAGGCGCACAGGGCCCGCCGCAGGGCCCGCCCGGCACATCGGCGGGCGCCTCGGGCCGTACGTCCGCCGACCTGGAGCGCATCGACCTGGACAAGGGGCCGGAGGAGACCGCGGGTCCGGGGCGGGACGAGAACGCACGGGGCGACGGGCCGCAGGGTTCAGCCGGTTCAGCCGGTTCAGCCGGTTCGGCCGAGTCCGGCGGGTCCGTAACCACCGGCCGCGACGGCGGCTCCGGCGATCCCGGCGCCCCGGGGGTTCCCGGCGACTCCGTCGATCAGCGGGGCTCCGAGGGTTCCGGCGATGCCGAAGGTGGAAGCGGCGGCTCCGCCTCCGGCGGCTCCGCGTCCTGA